A segment of the Candidatus Eisenbacteria bacterium genome:
CATCGCGCGACGCACGATGTCCGCGCACCTCGGGTGCGAGTAGTCGGCGGCCGACTCGGTGTCGGGATCCCACGGCTGCATGTAGACCCACGTCGAGTCGATGTCGTGCGCGACGAACGTCCCCGTGGCGCCGGGGGCGGTCGTCCAGTATAGAACCGCCGGCCGGTGGCCGACGAGCGGGCGCAGGTTCGCCTCGAAGTGGATCATCACGAAGCTCTGCAGGCGGTCGGGTCCGATCGGCTGGATGCCGAGCTGCTTGCGAACCGGGCTGCCCGCGCCGTCGGCCGCGATGAGCCAACGGCTCCGCACCTCGTACGCTTCCCCGCGCTCGCGATCGCGGATCCTCGACGTCACGCCGTCGCCGTCCTGCCCGGCGCCCTCCCATTCGTGGCCGTGCGCGACGCGGACGTCGCTGCAACGCCGCAGCTCATCCAGGAGGATCGGCTCGAGACGATGCTGGGAGAGGTTGCGAAGCGGCGTCGGTGTGACGGCCAGCGTGTCGTCGCCCTGCCGCTCGTACGGCAGGCGGCCGAGCTCCTGGCCCGCGAGCGTCGTCACCCAGAGCACCTGCCCGGCATCGGCCGGATCCTGGCATGCGGCCGCGATCGCCTTCATGTCGACGCCGGCCGAGCGGAAGATCTCGAACGTGCGCGCGTTGACGACGTGCGCTGCCGGAGCCGACTGCGGAGCGGCGCGGCGCTCGACGACGAGGCTGGCGATGCCCAGACGCGAGAGCAGGAGCGCGGCCGCCATGCCGGATGGCCCCGCCCCGACGATCACCACCGGAGCCTCGAGACGCATCAGAGGCCGGCCTGATCGGCGGCAATCCGGCGCGCGATCTGCTGGCGCCAGTCCTCGAACGGCTGCCAGTCGCCGCGGGCGCGACAGAGCTCCTCGGTCTGGCGCAGGATCTCGGCGTCGTCGAGGGAGAGGTCCAGGAGCTCGCCGCATGGCTGGTGCACGAACCACGGGCTGTCCACGACCAGCTCCAGCGCATTGCCCTCGGGATCGCGCGTGTAGAGCGACCACGAATTGCCGTGGTTCACCGGAATGAAGTTCGTGTTGCCCTCCGCGACCAGGCGCTGCTGCACGCGCCGCAGCGTGGGCAGGTCGGCGAGGCGGAACGTGAGCTGGAAGATCGCGGCGCCGAAGCTGCCGCCGAGGACCGGCCCCTCGAGGATCGCTCCTTCCGTCCGGCCCGACGCGAGAACGAGCTGGTGGTGCTCGGACGGATCGGTCGTGAGGAACACGAGCTGCGCGCTCCCGCCGGGGACGGCGCCGCGATCCGTCACGGTCATGCCGAGGACGCGGGTGTAGAAGTCGGCCATCCGCTCGAGGTCGAAGCAGCCGAGGCCGAAGTGGCTGAGCGTGAGCTTGGTCGTCGTCATCGCGGGGGTCCCTCCTGCGGGCGGATGATTTACTCGTCCGTATAAAGTACTTGCGCGAGTTAGTCAACAGAGTAAACTGGGCCCGGAATGGCCCGCAGGACGGCGACGGCAGCCAGGGGCTCCGAAGGCGCCCGGGAGCGCATCCTGGCCGCGGCGCTCGACGTCTTCGCCGAGCGCGGCTTCGAGGGCGCGCGCACGCGCGAGATCGCCGAGCGCGCCGGGGCGAACCTCGGGCTCATCAAATACTACTTCGACGACAAGGAGCGCCTCTGGAAGGCGGCCGTCGGGCGCGCGTTCGAAGAGCTGACGGCCGGCTTCGCCGACGGGGCCGGCGGGAGCGGGCGCGACGAGCCGCTTGCCTGGCTCGAGCGCAACCTGCGGCAGTTCGTCCGCTTCGTCGCGCGGCACCCGGAGTTCATGCGGCTCATGAACGACGAGGGGAAGCGTGACAGCCGCCGCATGCGCTGGCTCGCGGATCGCTTCGTGCGTCCGATGGCCGAGGCCGTGGGCGCCCACCTCGAGCGCGCCCAGGCCGAAGGTCTCGTCCCGCCGATCCCGCTCGTCAGCCTGCGCTACATCGTGCTCGGCGCCGCCGGCCTCATCTTCAGCCAGGCTCCCGAGTGCAAGTACATCTCGGGTGTCGACCCGACCGATCCTGCGTTCGCGGAGCGGCACGCCGACGCGCTGCTGCAGGTTCTCACCGGCACCCGACTTGCGCCGGCTGACGCGCGAAGGGATTGATCCGCCGACGATGCCAGGCCCGATCGCACAGTGGCTGTCGGCCGACCACGCGCGCCTCGAGGCGTTGTTCGACCGGGGAACAGCCGGCGACGCGTCGGCATACGGCGAGTTCCGCTCCGGGCTCCTGCGTCACATCGGCATCGAGGAGAAGCTCCTCATGCCGGCCGCGCAGCGCGCGCAGGGGGGCCGCCCTCTGGTCGCCGCGGCGCAGCTCCGTTTGGATCACGGCGCGATCGCGTCGCTGCTGGTGCCGACGCCGACGCCCGTCGTGGCGTCGACGCTCCGACGCATCCTGGCGGGCCACAACCAGATCGAGGAGGGTCCTGACGGCGTGTACGCCGTGTGCGACGGCTTGCTCGGCGACACCGCCGAGGGACTCGTCCGCGAGATGGCGGCATATCCCGCCGTGCCGGTGAGCGCGCACAACGACGGGCCGGAGGTCTGGCCGGCGGTGCGGCGCGCGCTCGAGCGCGCGGGTCACCGGCTGCACGAGGACGGCTAGCGCCGTCCGAACCAGCGCGGCGCCAGCGTCGCGAGCCAGATCGCCGAGCCCGCAATCCAGATCGCTCCGCTCGCGGCGAGGTGCTCGAAGTACGTCCGCGTGGCGTCCGCCGTCAGGCGCCCGAGCATCGCCACCAACGATGCGCCCGCGACGATCG
Coding sequences within it:
- a CDS encoding hemerythrin domain-containing protein encodes the protein MPGPIAQWLSADHARLEALFDRGTAGDASAYGEFRSGLLRHIGIEEKLLMPAAQRAQGGRPLVAAAQLRLDHGAIASLLVPTPTPVVASTLRRILAGHNQIEEGPDGVYAVCDGLLGDTAEGLVREMAAYPAVPVSAHNDGPEVWPAVRRALERAGHRLHEDG
- a CDS encoding VOC family protein; this translates as MTTTKLTLSHFGLGCFDLERMADFYTRVLGMTVTDRGAVPGGSAQLVFLTTDPSEHHQLVLASGRTEGAILEGPVLGGSFGAAIFQLTFRLADLPTLRRVQQRLVAEGNTNFIPVNHGNSWSLYTRDPEGNALELVVDSPWFVHQPCGELLDLSLDDAEILRQTEELCRARGDWQPFEDWRQQIARRIAADQAGL
- a CDS encoding TetR family transcriptional regulator → MARRTATAARGSEGARERILAAALDVFAERGFEGARTREIAERAGANLGLIKYYFDDKERLWKAAVGRAFEELTAGFADGAGGSGRDEPLAWLERNLRQFVRFVARHPEFMRLMNDEGKRDSRRMRWLADRFVRPMAEAVGAHLERAQAEGLVPPIPLVSLRYIVLGAAGLIFSQAPECKYISGVDPTDPAFAERHADALLQVLTGTRLAPADARRD